One segment of Paraburkholderia bonniea DNA contains the following:
- a CDS encoding patatin-like phospholipase family protein: MRLALVLMGGGARAAYQAGALQALAEIARATRPTRPESPFSVICGTSAGAINATSIASHADDFARGAERLVQVWSAMRANQVYRTDWPGVMAAGARWLAAMTIGWAAHQSPRGLFDATPLAHLLRETLSFHRIEQMLEQRVLHALSVTALSYSSGQHLTFYQASEPIHAWRRAQRSARMVALTPEHLLASAAIPYVFPAVRLELDGHHEYFGDGSIRQIAPLSPAIHFGAQRILVIGAATPRPEVPLAGHENGYPSLAQIGQQVLASVFLDSIGADIERIEHVNRMVQHLPHAVEPESGWRHVEVLAIEPSERIELLAARHVQRLPRTVRGLLGAVGGNRASGASFASYLLFEREFTGELIELGRRDVLAQRDEIVRWLRQSDAMDGAAG, translated from the coding sequence ATGCGCCTTGCACTAGTCCTGATGGGCGGCGGGGCTCGCGCAGCCTACCAGGCGGGCGCGTTGCAGGCGTTAGCCGAGATTGCGCGCGCCACCAGGCCCACACGGCCTGAATCTCCCTTTAGCGTGATTTGCGGCACTTCCGCCGGAGCGATCAACGCGACTTCTATAGCTAGTCATGCGGATGATTTCGCCCGTGGTGCGGAGCGCCTGGTGCAAGTCTGGTCAGCGATGCGGGCCAATCAGGTGTATCGCACCGACTGGCCTGGCGTGATGGCCGCGGGTGCGCGCTGGCTCGCGGCGATGACCATCGGCTGGGCTGCGCATCAGTCGCCGCGCGGCTTGTTCGATGCCACACCGCTGGCGCATTTGCTCCGTGAAACGCTTAGTTTTCATCGGATCGAGCAGATGCTCGAACAGCGCGTGCTGCATGCGTTGTCGGTCACCGCGCTGAGTTATTCGTCTGGCCAGCACCTGACCTTCTATCAGGCCAGTGAGCCGATCCACGCCTGGCGCCGGGCGCAGCGTTCCGCCCGCATGGTTGCGCTGACGCCCGAGCACTTGCTGGCGTCAGCGGCGATTCCCTATGTGTTTCCAGCGGTACGGCTCGAACTGGATGGGCATCACGAATATTTCGGTGATGGCTCGATTCGCCAGATTGCTCCTTTAAGCCCGGCGATCCACTTCGGCGCGCAACGCATTCTCGTGATTGGTGCTGCCACGCCGCGTCCAGAGGTGCCACTGGCTGGTCACGAGAATGGTTATCCGTCGCTGGCGCAAATCGGGCAGCAGGTGCTGGCGAGCGTTTTTCTCGATTCGATTGGTGCGGATATCGAGCGTATCGAGCACGTGAACCGGATGGTGCAGCACTTGCCGCATGCGGTTGAGCCCGAGAGCGGCTGGCGTCATGTCGAGGTGCTGGCGATAGAGCCCAGCGAGCGGATCGAACTGCTCGCCGCGCGGCATGTGCAACGCCTGCCACGAACGGTGCGGGGCTTGCTGGGCGCGGTGGGGGGTAACCGGGCGTCAGGGGCCTCGTTTGCGAGTTATCTGCTGTTCGAGCGTGAATTCACTGGTGAGCTGATTGAACTGGGGCGGCGCGATGTGCTCGCCCAGCGCGACGAGATCGTTCGCTGGCTGCGGCAAAGCGATGCCATGGATGGCGCGGCGGGGTGA
- a CDS encoding ferritin-like domain-containing protein, with protein MNTMLYPELYKSLESVRWDMEKDVPWNSFDPSLLTDEQAATIKMNAITEWAALPATEMFLRDNHHDSDFSAFMSVWFFEEQKHSLVLMEYLRRFKPEMMPTEAELHAVRFEFDPAPPLETLMLHFCGEIRLNHWYRRAAEWHTEPVIRHIYELISRDEARHGGAYLRYMKKAMAQTGDVARAAFAKIGVLMASARRTEKPLHPTNLHVNESLFPRDTVQSRLPDPEWLERWLDEQIRFDDSWEKKVVERILHNLSVLFERTFNTAQELNRYRKEVVQRLQAAERTAGQAA; from the coding sequence ATGAACACCATGCTTTATCCGGAGCTTTACAAATCACTCGAATCTGTTCGATGGGACATGGAAAAAGACGTGCCCTGGAACAGCTTCGATCCTTCGCTGCTTACCGACGAGCAGGCAGCCACCATCAAGATGAACGCGATCACTGAATGGGCCGCGTTGCCAGCCACCGAAATGTTCCTGCGCGATAACCACCACGACAGTGATTTTTCCGCCTTCATGAGCGTTTGGTTCTTTGAAGAGCAAAAGCATTCGCTGGTGCTGATGGAATATCTGCGCCGCTTCAAGCCAGAAATGATGCCCACCGAAGCAGAGCTGCACGCGGTGCGTTTTGAGTTTGATCCGGCTCCGCCGCTCGAAACCCTGATGCTGCATTTCTGCGGCGAGATCCGTTTGAACCACTGGTATCGCCGCGCCGCTGAATGGCATACCGAGCCGGTCATCCGGCACATTTACGAACTGATTTCGCGCGATGAAGCCCGCCATGGCGGTGCGTATCTGCGTTACATGAAAAAAGCGATGGCGCAAACCGGCGATGTCGCGCGGGCGGCATTTGCGAAGATCGGCGTGCTGATGGCCTCGGCGCGCCGCACCGAAAAGCCATTGCACCCAACCAATCTGCACGTGAACGAGTCGCTTTTCCCGCGTGACACCGTTCAGTCGCGTCTGCCTGATCCGGAATGGCTCGAACGCTGGCTCGATGAGCAAATCCGCTTCGACGACAGTTGGGAAAAGAAAGTAGTTGAGCGCATTTTGCATAACCTGTCGGTTTTGTTTGAGCGCACGTTTAACACGGCGCAGGAACTAAACCGCTATCGCAAGGAAGTGGTTCAGCGCTTGCAGGCGGCTGAACGGACTGCCGGGCAAGCGGCCTGA
- a CDS encoding alpha/beta hydrolase: MNPHTKKFLLDGPVGKIEVACDLPDDTREHQAAPRGIALVAHPHPLFGGTMDNKVAQTLARTLTQLNYVTYRTNFRGVGATEGEHDNGVGERDDLWAVLDHMRAQPGQADLPLVLAGFSFGTFVVSHVAARLLAEGHALERMVLVGTATSRWEVAPVPSNTLVIHGEIDETVPVQSVFDWAQPQELPVVVIPGAEHFLHRKLHILKRIVVDAWH; encoded by the coding sequence ATGAACCCGCACACGAAAAAATTTCTGCTTGATGGCCCGGTGGGCAAGATTGAAGTCGCTTGTGATCTGCCTGACGACACCCGCGAGCATCAGGCCGCGCCGCGCGGCATAGCGCTTGTCGCGCATCCACATCCGCTCTTCGGCGGCACGATGGATAACAAGGTGGCACAGACACTGGCGCGCACGCTGACGCAACTGAACTACGTGACGTACCGGACGAATTTTCGCGGCGTGGGGGCGACCGAAGGTGAGCACGATAACGGCGTTGGCGAGCGTGATGATCTGTGGGCGGTGCTCGACCATATGCGGGCACAGCCAGGCCAGGCTGACCTGCCACTGGTGCTGGCGGGCTTTTCGTTTGGCACCTTCGTGGTGTCGCATGTTGCAGCGCGGCTGCTTGCCGAGGGCCACGCGCTTGAGCGCATGGTGCTGGTCGGCACCGCCACGAGCCGCTGGGAGGTCGCGCCGGTGCCATCGAACACGCTGGTGATTCACGGGGAGATCGACGAAACCGTGCCGGTTCAGTCAGTTTTTGACTGGGCCCAGCCGCAGGAACTGCCGGTGGTGGTGATCCCGGGCGCGGAGCATTTCCTGCATCGCAAGCTGCACATCCTGAAGCGCATCGTCGTCGATGCCTGGCACTGA
- a CDS encoding type III pantothenate kinase — MTHSAPFLLIDAGNSRVKWALAQADGRQIQTGAFTHDAAAAANPLDGNVSASTASMGIPAWQALPQPGSAWLSNVAGAAVAQRLDALLEAHWPSLPRTTIRARAQQCGVTNGYATPSTLGSDRWAGLIGARATFPHEPLLLATIGTATTLEALRADGTFIGGLIAPGWSLMMRSLGEHTAQLPTLDAHAARGLLSGDPQHGPWFATDTPRSLSAGCALAQASLIERMWRDLAQEWQAPVRLVLNGGGADEVSAVLRVPYTRHDSLVLSGLALIATETASAQRV, encoded by the coding sequence ATGACGCACTCCGCGCCTTTTTTACTGATCGACGCGGGCAACAGCCGCGTTAAATGGGCGCTGGCACAAGCTGACGGCCGCCAGATCCAGACCGGCGCGTTCACTCACGATGCGGCAGCGGCCGCCAACCCGCTCGACGGCAATGTGTCGGCCAGCACCGCCAGCATGGGTATCCCGGCGTGGCAAGCACTGCCCCAGCCCGGCAGCGCATGGCTCTCTAACGTGGCAGGCGCGGCCGTCGCGCAACGCCTTGATGCGCTGCTTGAGGCCCACTGGCCTAGCTTGCCGCGCACGACCATCCGCGCTCGCGCACAACAATGCGGCGTGACCAACGGCTACGCGACCCCATCAACGCTCGGCAGCGACCGCTGGGCGGGACTGATTGGCGCACGTGCGACGTTTCCGCACGAGCCGCTGTTACTGGCGACGATCGGCACGGCGACGACACTCGAAGCGTTACGCGCCGACGGCACCTTTATCGGCGGCCTGATCGCGCCAGGCTGGTCACTGATGATGCGCTCGCTCGGCGAACACACAGCCCAGTTGCCCACGCTCGACGCCCACGCCGCACGCGGCCTGCTAAGCGGCGACCCGCAACACGGCCCATGGTTTGCCACCGATACTCCACGCTCGCTGTCCGCAGGCTGCGCGCTGGCGCAAGCCAGCCTGATCGAACGGATGTGGCGCGATCTGGCGCAGGAATGGCAAGCGCCCGTGCGCCTGGTGTTAAACGGTGGCGGCGCCGATGAGGTCAGCGCCGTACTGCGTGTGCCGTACACCCGGCATGATTCGCTAGTGCTATCAGGCCTCGCGCTGATCGCCACTGAGACGGCGAGCGCCCAGCGCGTCTGA
- a CDS encoding biotin--[acetyl-CoA-carboxylase] ligase, protein MNAPTSPSSAPSADDWRINRERAIALFGPAAHDWPVEIVDETGSTNADLMARLKALPRRANALTRPIVRVAYLQTAGRGRRGRAWYAEPGNALLFSVACVLPRPLEELAGLSLALGVALVDGLRSLPLAQPGQIALKWPNDVLLEGDKLAGILIETAWSTASASAVVIGIGTNVKGASELASKISAFNVNAPIPGTAPTALSRVLPTANLTDTLAAELNALEPALQRFGQSGFTPFQGRWNACHAYAGREVALFEQGVEIARGIAAGVDLRGQLLLDTPTGRQTIATGDVSLRLATEPGIA, encoded by the coding sequence ATGAATGCCCCCACCTCCCCCTCCAGCGCCCCCAGCGCAGACGACTGGCGCATCAACCGCGAGCGCGCCATCGCCCTGTTTGGCCCAGCGGCACACGACTGGCCCGTCGAAATCGTCGACGAAACGGGCTCCACCAACGCCGATCTGATGGCGCGCCTCAAAGCGCTGCCGCGCCGCGCCAACGCACTGACGCGGCCCATCGTGCGCGTCGCGTATCTGCAAACCGCTGGCCGTGGCCGCCGTGGCCGCGCCTGGTACGCCGAGCCCGGCAATGCCCTGCTGTTTTCGGTAGCCTGCGTACTGCCACGGCCACTCGAAGAACTCGCCGGGCTGAGCCTGGCGTTAGGAGTGGCGCTGGTAGACGGGCTACGCTCACTGCCACTGGCTCAGCCCGGGCAAATTGCGCTGAAATGGCCCAATGACGTGCTGCTGGAAGGCGACAAACTCGCAGGCATCCTGATTGAAACCGCGTGGAGCACGGCTAGCGCCAGCGCAGTGGTAATCGGCATCGGCACCAACGTCAAAGGCGCATCCGAGCTGGCGAGCAAAATCAGCGCGTTCAACGTCAACGCCCCCATCCCCGGCACCGCGCCCACGGCGCTCTCGCGCGTCCTTCCCACAGCCAACCTGACCGACACACTCGCGGCCGAACTCAACGCGCTCGAACCCGCACTGCAACGCTTCGGCCAAAGCGGCTTCACGCCGTTCCAGGGACGCTGGAACGCCTGCCACGCCTATGCTGGCCGCGAAGTCGCGTTGTTTGAACAGGGCGTTGAAATTGCCCGAGGCATCGCGGCGGGGGTGGACCTACGCGGACAATTGCTGCTCGACACCCCCACCGGCCGCCAGACGATTGCCACTGGCGATGTCTCGCTACGACTGGCAACGGAGCCGGGTATTGCATGA
- a CDS encoding MlaD family protein: protein MENKAHAFWAGLFTVLLAGAIAVAAFLFNVDRAVRMPYDLIARTNVTGLSTGASVRYRGLSVGKVQSIRFDSEHPGQIVIRIMVDKTTPVTQTTYGSLGFQGVTGIAFVQLDDSARDSPRLLSTNKQVAQLPLRPGLLDQLQKRGDVLLSKLEKVATDADRMLAEDTRQQLLATAASLQHAADGVATLTRQLSPAAGQLPATLNQLDHTLATTSQFVADLNRPDGPFTVNLNKVGAAAERAGVALTSMDTTLQELSAQVGYESLPRINRMAEEVRTAARSVNRAGDTFSSNPRSVLFGVPRATPGPGEPGFAWPAGTPASQQAAP from the coding sequence ATGGAAAACAAGGCACATGCCTTCTGGGCGGGACTTTTTACGGTGCTGCTGGCGGGGGCGATTGCCGTGGCGGCGTTCCTGTTCAACGTCGATCGTGCGGTGCGTATGCCCTATGACCTGATTGCGCGCACCAATGTGACAGGGCTCTCGACGGGCGCGTCGGTACGCTATCGCGGGCTCAGTGTTGGCAAGGTGCAGTCGATCCGCTTTGACTCCGAGCATCCGGGGCAAATCGTGATCCGCATCATGGTGGACAAGACCACGCCGGTGACGCAAACCACTTACGGCAGCCTTGGATTTCAGGGCGTGACCGGCATAGCCTTCGTACAACTGGATGACAGCGCGCGCGATTCGCCACGGCTTTTGTCCACGAACAAGCAGGTAGCGCAATTGCCGCTGCGCCCTGGGCTGCTGGATCAACTGCAAAAGCGCGGCGATGTGTTGCTGAGCAAGCTGGAAAAAGTCGCTACCGATGCCGACCGCATGCTCGCGGAAGATACCCGGCAGCAATTGCTCGCTACGGCGGCGAGCTTGCAGCATGCCGCCGATGGCGTGGCCACGCTGACCCGGCAACTGAGCCCCGCGGCGGGCCAGTTGCCCGCGACGCTGAACCAACTGGATCACACGCTGGCCACCACCAGCCAGTTCGTCGCGGACCTGAACCGGCCGGATGGACCGTTCACCGTCAATCTGAACAAGGTGGGCGCGGCGGCGGAACGCGCGGGTGTCGCGTTGACGTCGATGGATACGACTTTGCAGGAGCTATCCGCGCAGGTGGGCTACGAGAGCCTGCCGCGCATCAACCGGATGGCGGAAGAGGTGCGCACCGCCGCGCGTTCGGTCAATCGGGCGGGCGATACCTTCAGCAGCAACCCCCGCAGCGTGTTGTTTGGTGTGCCGCGCGCGACACCGGGCCCCGGCGAGCCAGGTTTTGCCTGGCCTGCCGGTACACCGGCTAGCCAGCAGGCAGCCCCCTGA
- the rfaE2 gene encoding D-glycero-beta-D-manno-heptose 1-phosphate adenylyltransferase, which yields MSAIFERKITTREALAQRRATLTGPVVFTNGVFDILHRGHVTYLAAAKALGACLIIGVNSDASVRLLGKGDDRPVNQEADRMALLAALESSDWVVRFDEPTPLALIEALHPDVLVKGGDYDMDALPESALVRSWGGRALAIPFEHARSTTALLKKVRAHSG from the coding sequence ATGTCTGCCATTTTTGAACGCAAAATCACGACGCGCGAGGCGCTTGCCCAGCGCCGCGCTACGCTCACTGGCCCGGTGGTGTTTACCAATGGCGTGTTCGATATCCTGCATCGCGGTCACGTCACGTACCTCGCCGCGGCGAAAGCCCTCGGCGCGTGTCTGATTATTGGCGTGAATAGCGATGCCTCAGTTCGCCTGCTAGGCAAGGGCGATGACCGGCCGGTGAATCAGGAGGCTGACCGCATGGCGTTGCTGGCTGCGCTGGAAAGCAGCGACTGGGTCGTGCGCTTTGATGAACCGACGCCGTTGGCGTTGATCGAGGCGCTGCACCCGGATGTGCTGGTCAAAGGGGGCGATTACGACATGGATGCGCTGCCGGAGTCTGCTCTGGTGCGCAGCTGGGGGGGGCGGGCGCTGGCGATTCCGTTCGAGCATGCACGCTCAACCACCGCTTTGCTGAAGAAAGTCCGCGCTCATTCAGGTTGA
- a CDS encoding VanZ family protein, with amino-acid sequence MNPRPWQRRPSALARQALALYTALIVYASWYPFYGWRSLGIGPFAYLDDPLSSYLTAFDIVTNVLGYMPFGALLVLALYPRWRGGFAVLLALSLGGLLSGVMEAGQTWLPTRVASNLDLAANALGALLGAVLAAPAASALLDRGWLRRLRFLWFEREATALLGFALLWPFAAIFPTPFLFGTGDWPRVLWLRVDPVMQDALFRWLPESWQPMTWPLTLQAMLPDAGWEALVTGLNLFAAGTLASLAMRARAPRVRLLLGLIVLTLLVKMGVSCLQSRVGLVFDWMTPGARWGVAWGAVVLALTLRLRATWRAAFAALALSVALVLVNLLPLNPYFDVVLADWRQGRYIHFNGLTRWLAWIWPYAALAWLAFAVERTWLKRWRGRG; translated from the coding sequence ATGAACCCGCGTCCGTGGCAACGTCGCCCGTCTGCTCTGGCACGCCAGGCGCTGGCGCTGTATACCGCGTTGATTGTCTATGCCTCGTGGTACCCGTTTTACGGTTGGCGCTCGCTCGGTATTGGTCCCTTCGCGTATCTGGATGACCCTCTTTCGTCTTATCTGACTGCCTTCGATATCGTCACTAATGTGCTCGGCTATATGCCGTTTGGCGCATTGCTGGTGCTGGCGCTGTATCCACGCTGGCGCGGCGGCTTCGCGGTGCTGTTGGCGCTGAGCTTGGGGGGATTGTTGTCAGGCGTGATGGAAGCGGGGCAAACCTGGCTGCCGACCCGGGTCGCATCGAATCTCGATCTCGCGGCCAACGCGCTCGGTGCGCTGCTTGGCGCGGTGCTGGCCGCGCCTGCCGCGAGCGCGCTGCTGGACCGTGGCTGGTTGCGGCGCTTGCGCTTTCTGTGGTTTGAACGTGAGGCCACCGCGTTGCTTGGCTTCGCGCTGCTATGGCCGTTTGCGGCGATTTTTCCGACGCCTTTTCTGTTTGGCACTGGCGACTGGCCGCGCGTGTTGTGGCTGCGTGTTGATCCGGTGATGCAAGACGCGCTGTTCCGCTGGCTGCCGGAGAGCTGGCAACCCATGACGTGGCCGCTGACGTTGCAAGCGATGCTGCCCGATGCCGGATGGGAAGCGCTCGTGACCGGGCTTAATCTGTTCGCGGCGGGCACGCTGGCCTCGTTGGCGATGCGCGCGCGCGCGCCGCGAGTGCGTTTGCTGCTGGGGCTGATCGTGCTGACGCTGCTGGTCAAGATGGGGGTGAGCTGTTTGCAGTCGCGCGTGGGGCTGGTGTTCGACTGGATGACGCCCGGTGCGCGCTGGGGTGTGGCGTGGGGGGCCGTCGTGCTGGCCTTGACGCTGCGTTTGCGCGCCACGTGGCGCGCCGCATTCGCCGCGCTGGCATTGAGCGTGGCGCTGGTGCTGGTGAATCTGCTGCCGCTCAATCCGTACTTCGACGTGGTGCTGGCGGACTGGCGTCAGGGGCGTTACATCCATTTCAACGGGCTAACGCGCTGGCTGGCATGGATCTGGCCTTACGCCGCGCTGGCATGGCTCGCGTTCGCGGTGGAGCGCACCTGGCTGAAGCGGTGGCGCGGCAGAGGTTAG
- a CDS encoding ABC transporter ATP-binding protein, whose product MATPSVTPTPPGSAAAASPAAPRHAEAVIEVRDLTKRYGRNLVHQHLNLDVWRGEIVSLVGGSGSGKTSLLRQILGLEQQSSGTIKVFGEDTLTIDPVSARLMRSRLGMLFQHGALFSSLSVFDNIAQPLRELGQVPEDLLRDIVMLKLQMVGLPCKHASKMPAALSGGMVKRVGIARAIALEPELLFLDEPTAGLDPQASDEFVELIDTLRGALGLTVVMVTHDLDTMTALSTRVAVLAERRVLVAAPLEEAAAVDHPFIREFFLGRRGRRALQALPPERRAKLPPAALEAASSDLPL is encoded by the coding sequence ATGGCGACGCCTTCTGTTACCCCGACCCCTCCGGGCTCCGCCGCTGCCGCTAGCCCGGCTGCGCCGCGTCATGCCGAAGCCGTGATTGAAGTGCGCGATCTGACCAAGCGTTATGGGCGCAATCTGGTGCATCAGCATTTGAATCTCGATGTCTGGCGGGGCGAGATTGTCTCGCTGGTTGGTGGTTCGGGTTCGGGAAAAACCTCGTTGCTGCGGCAGATCCTCGGTCTTGAGCAGCAATCGTCGGGCACCATCAAGGTCTTTGGCGAAGACACGCTAACTATTGATCCCGTTTCCGCGCGTCTGATGCGCAGCCGTTTAGGCATGTTGTTTCAGCATGGCGCGCTGTTCTCCTCGCTGTCGGTGTTCGACAACATCGCCCAGCCATTGCGCGAGCTAGGCCAGGTGCCAGAAGACCTGCTGCGCGACATCGTGATGCTCAAGCTGCAGATGGTCGGCTTGCCGTGCAAGCATGCGTCGAAGATGCCTGCCGCGCTGTCGGGCGGGATGGTGAAGCGGGTTGGCATTGCGCGGGCGATCGCGCTCGAACCAGAGTTGCTGTTTCTTGATGAGCCAACGGCGGGGCTTGATCCGCAGGCTTCGGATGAATTCGTCGAACTGATTGATACGTTGCGCGGCGCGCTCGGTCTGACGGTCGTGATGGTGACGCACGATCTCGACACGATGACCGCGCTATCAACGCGGGTGGCCGTGCTGGCTGAGCGCCGGGTGCTGGTGGCCGCGCCGCTCGAAGAAGCGGCGGCAGTCGATCATCCGTTCATCCGTGAATTTTTTCTGGGTCGCCGTGGCCGCCGCGCGCTGCAGGCGCTGCCGCCCGAGCGCCGCGCGAAGCTGCCGCCTGCGGCGCTTGAAGCGGCATCCTCCGACCTACCGCTGTGA
- a CDS encoding MlaE family ABC transporter permease, whose protein sequence is MNYDTPPGLDVAAGSQGTIVRLSGQWTALALARDRARSGTVLRLRGLASQAIQYWDLSLVERIDHVGAQALWRVWGRRFPAEVTLTGTQRAIFERVAQLDQTGTAAEPVPRINPFTQLGLGIFSLLEHLYGGIAMFGRFVLDLLSIVRHPKTIPWTEISANVYSAGAKALPITALVAFLIGIVLSYLSAQQLRLFGANQYIVNILGLSVIRELGPVLAAILVAGRSGSAITAQIGVMRVTEELDAMRVMGIPHGLRLILPRVIALAVAMPLLVMWTNLIALTGGALAAKVALGIDMTYFARALPNVVPVMNLWIGLGKGVVFGMLIAIVGCHFGFRIKANSQSLGDGTTTSVVTSITVVILADAVFAILFQSVGI, encoded by the coding sequence TTGAACTACGACACTCCGCCCGGCCTCGATGTCGCGGCAGGCAGCCAGGGCACGATCGTGCGGTTGTCGGGCCAATGGACCGCGCTTGCCCTGGCACGCGACCGTGCACGTAGCGGCACCGTGCTGCGCTTGCGCGGCCTGGCTTCGCAAGCCATTCAATACTGGGATTTATCTCTGGTCGAACGTATCGACCACGTTGGCGCTCAGGCGCTATGGCGTGTCTGGGGGCGGCGCTTTCCCGCTGAGGTCACGCTGACTGGCACCCAGCGCGCGATCTTCGAGCGCGTCGCCCAGTTGGACCAGACAGGCACGGCCGCTGAGCCCGTTCCGCGCATCAATCCATTCACCCAGCTCGGCCTCGGCATTTTTTCGCTGCTGGAGCATCTGTACGGTGGCATTGCGATGTTTGGCCGCTTCGTGCTGGATTTGCTGTCCATCGTGCGTCATCCAAAAACCATCCCCTGGACCGAGATTTCCGCCAACGTTTATAGCGCGGGAGCCAAGGCGTTGCCGATTACCGCGCTGGTGGCGTTTCTGATCGGCATCGTGCTGAGTTATCTGTCAGCGCAGCAGTTGCGGCTTTTCGGGGCCAATCAATACATCGTGAATATCCTCGGGCTTTCGGTGATCCGCGAGCTCGGGCCGGTGCTGGCGGCGATTCTGGTGGCGGGGCGCTCGGGTTCGGCCATCACCGCGCAGATCGGCGTGATGCGGGTGACCGAAGAGCTGGATGCGATGCGCGTGATGGGCATTCCGCACGGGCTGCGGCTGATTTTGCCGCGCGTCATCGCGCTGGCGGTGGCGATGCCCTTGCTCGTGATGTGGACCAATCTCATCGCGCTCACCGGCGGGGCACTGGCTGCGAAGGTGGCGCTGGGTATCGACATGACGTATTTCGCCCGCGCTCTGCCCAATGTCGTGCCGGTGATGAATCTGTGGATCGGGCTGGGCAAGGGCGTGGTGTTCGGCATGCTGATTGCCATCGTCGGCTGTCATTTTGGCTTTCGCATCAAGGCGAATTCGCAGAGCCTGGGCGATGGCACGACCACCTCGGTGGTGACCTCCATCACCGTGGTGATTCTGGCGGATGCGGTGTTTGCGATTCTGTTCCAGAGCGTGGGGATTTAA
- a CDS encoding ABC-type transport auxiliary lipoprotein family protein yields MRFFCSVVSGVSGRRLSAGAALAGLVLLAGCAGTPAALSNLRYDLGPPSPPVTAGTLPAVKVLDMVAPTTLETDKMIYRLGYVDAQQTSAYVNSRWTMPPAQLLTQRLRMALSAHGPVLNGSDGVRAPMLKVSLDEFEQIFDGRAQSHGAVSARVTLLSEGVVLGQRTFIARAPASTPDAAGGAQALAAASADLVAQIAVWVSAQMPARSPVAATP; encoded by the coding sequence ATGCGATTTTTTTGCTCTGTTGTGTCTGGCGTGTCTGGGCGTCGCCTGAGTGCCGGTGCGGCGCTGGCCGGGCTGGTGCTGCTGGCTGGGTGTGCTGGCACACCGGCTGCGCTGTCGAATCTCCGCTATGACCTGGGCCCGCCTTCCCCTCCAGTAACAGCCGGCACGCTGCCTGCGGTGAAAGTGCTCGATATGGTTGCGCCTACTACGCTTGAAACCGACAAGATGATCTATCGGCTCGGCTATGTCGACGCGCAGCAAACGAGCGCTTATGTGAATAGCCGCTGGACCATGCCGCCAGCGCAATTGCTGACGCAGCGTCTGCGGATGGCGCTAAGCGCGCATGGCCCCGTGCTGAACGGCAGCGACGGAGTGCGCGCGCCGATGCTGAAGGTCAGCCTGGATGAGTTTGAACAAATTTTTGATGGCCGTGCGCAAAGCCATGGCGCGGTGAGTGCCCGCGTCACGTTGCTCAGTGAGGGCGTAGTGCTGGGCCAGCGCACGTTTATCGCGCGCGCTCCCGCGAGCACGCCCGATGCCGCAGGCGGCGCACAGGCGCTGGCGGCGGCGAGTGCCGATCTGGTCGCGCAAATTGCCGTTTGGGTTAGCGCGCAGATGCCGGCGCGTTCACCGGTTGCGGCGACGCCGTAA
- a CDS encoding (2Fe-2S) ferredoxin domain-containing protein — protein MDSFYKHHVFFCLNQREPGAERPSCANCNAQAMQEYAKKRVKQLGLAGPGQVRINKAGCLDRCEEGPVLVIYPEGTWYTYIDETDIDEIVESHLQHGKVVQRLKIDQ, from the coding sequence ATGGATTCCTTCTACAAACATCACGTTTTCTTTTGTCTGAACCAGCGCGAACCGGGCGCTGAGCGCCCGAGCTGCGCGAACTGCAACGCCCAGGCGATGCAGGAATACGCGAAAAAGCGCGTGAAGCAACTAGGCCTCGCGGGCCCCGGCCAGGTGCGGATCAACAAGGCCGGTTGTCTCGACCGCTGCGAGGAAGGCCCGGTGCTGGTGATTTACCCGGAAGGCACCTGGTACACCTATATCGACGAAACCGATATCGACGAAATCGTCGAATCTCATCTACAGCACGGCAAGGTGGTCCAGCGCCTGAAAATCGACCAGTAA